A window of Dorea formicigenerans contains these coding sequences:
- the tuf gene encoding elongation factor Tu, translating to MAKAKFERTKPHCNIGTIGHVDHGKTTLTAAITKTLAARVPGNTAENFEDIDKAPEERERGITISTAHVEYQTEKRHYAHVDCPGHADYVKNMITGAAQMDGAILVVAATDGVMAQTREHILLSRQVGVPYIVVFMNKCDMVDDPELLELVEMEIRELLDEYEFPGDDTPIIQGSALKALEDPSSEWGDKIMELMDAVDSYIPDPERDTDKPFLMPVEDVFSITGRGTVATGRVERGVLHVSDEVEIVGIHEDTKKTVVTGVEMFRKLLDEAQAGDNIGALLRGIQRTEIERGQVLCKPGSVTCHKKFTAQVYVLTKDEGGRHTPFFNNYRPQFYFRTTDVTGVCELPEGTEMCMPGDNVEMTIELIHPVAMEQGLRFAIREGGRTVGSGRVATIIE from the coding sequence ATGGCAAAGGCTAAATTTGAAAGAACAAAACCGCATTGTAATATCGGTACTATCGGTCACGTTGACCATGGTAAAACAACTCTTACAGCTGCTATCACAAAGACACTTGCAGCAAGAGTACCAGGAAACACAGCAGAGAACTTTGAAGATATCGATAAAGCTCCAGAAGAGAGAGAACGTGGTATCACAATTTCTACAGCTCACGTTGAGTACCAGACAGAGAAACGTCACTATGCACACGTTGACTGCCCAGGACATGCTGACTACGTAAAGAACATGATCACAGGAGCTGCTCAGATGGATGGAGCTATCCTTGTTGTAGCTGCTACTGATGGTGTTATGGCTCAGACAAGAGAGCACATCCTGCTTTCTCGTCAGGTAGGTGTTCCTTACATCGTTGTATTCATGAACAAATGTGACATGGTTGACGATCCAGAGCTTCTTGAGCTCGTTGAGATGGAAATCCGTGAGCTGTTAGACGAGTATGAGTTCCCAGGAGATGACACACCGATCATCCAGGGATCTGCTCTTAAAGCTCTTGAAGATCCTAGCTCAGAGTGGGGAGACAAGATCATGGAACTCATGGATGCTGTAGATTCTTATATCCCAGATCCAGAGCGTGATACAGATAAGCCATTCCTTATGCCAGTAGAGGATGTATTCTCTATCACAGGACGTGGTACAGTTGCTACAGGTAGAGTAGAGCGTGGTGTTCTTCATGTATCTGACGAAGTAGAAATCGTTGGTATTCACGAAGATACTAAGAAGACAGTTGTAACAGGTGTTGAAATGTTCCGTAAACTTCTTGATGAAGCTCAGGCTGGTGACAACATCGGTGCTCTTCTTCGTGGTATCCAGAGAACAGAAATCGAAAGAGGACAGGTTCTTTGTAAACCAGGTTCAGTTACATGCCACAAGAAATTCACAGCTCAGGTTTATGTACTGACAAAAGACGAGGGTGGACGTCATACTCCATTCTTCAACAACTATCGTCCACAGTTCTACTTCAGAACAACAGACGTAACAGGTGTTTGCGAGCTTCCAGAGGGAACAGAGATGTGCATGCCTGGAGATAACGTAGAGATGACAATCGAACTGATTCACCCAGTTGCTATGGAGCAGGGACTTCGTTTCGCTATCCGTGAGGGTGGACGTACTGTAGGATCAGGACGTGTTGCTACAATCATCGAGTAA
- a CDS encoding immunity 70 family protein: MAVGFKVGYYWFQVGTSDFLHSFFSTICIRLEHGKWGRVYPKLMGELYQGCLKNQDLNEGLEELRKVRKELKNFPPSDVIWDAEDLSLTPPWGNNISSDITDLSNYFVTSDGRDLISVLSEAMNEAKEMQCDIEIDNL, translated from the coding sequence ATGGCGGTAGGGTTTAAAGTAGGCTATTATTGGTTTCAAGTTGGAACAAGTGATTTTTTGCATTCTTTTTTTTCTACGATATGTATTCGGCTCGAACATGGGAAATGGGGGCGTGTTTATCCCAAATTAATGGGAGAATTATATCAAGGATGTTTAAAAAATCAAGATTTAAATGAAGGGCTAGAGGAATTGCGTAAAGTAAGAAAAGAACTGAAAAATTTTCCGCCCTCTGATGTAATATGGGATGCTGAAGACTTAAGTTTAACACCGCCTTGGGGAAATAATATTAGTTCAGATATTACAGATTTGTCTAATTATTTTGTTACCAGTGATGGAAGAGATTTGATTTCCGTTTTAAGCGAGGCGATGAATGAAGCAAAAGAAATGCAGTGCGATATTGAGATTGATAATTTATAA
- a CDS encoding SMI1/KNR4 family protein, whose translation MVKAAKSYQQKYEKIMGESGEDELWSDIERAIAEFKKKVELGKADGYFWNMYFNLLRSNRLMFAGINKAFITGDMAYMLNGIYQENRFNCIYRNRANSGGTQTINFIEAVIAYFCNDYKLLEKIMPFEAGPASYSYSASYYNMVYAMTYHDDEVGKKAQAELSTFMEKKRTQFDLKLAKFFYDLYQKDVDGVNCGLQELCDLMGKCKWINEHIYGLDKDIQTLGKMVAIFIHGLYHIAMKFLEGSPLLDKIKMPEHKSFIKEYEEFNIEKNFPEPHNLINFDPIAKFINLSIKTEMIPEVSFSKSGRMYVNDGKRFEKRLFDNLQKSKALPFELKEEKYKLPAVYKEFICKYDGLSLENGCTFYSLEELDAMNKDLQVNIYQPDIVAVGDDGGDLVFLMKQEKEAKTVYLVDAGDYDLESPYQIIPDFNKWMEKGFEIEDIDGEDVRGVDYGDLYLIKMPKEGVKGLVTIKRAFNLEMSTGELLQKSKSLPTKLLSNITSSKANIIAEKIGMPGLFEIR comes from the coding sequence ATGGTAAAGGCAGCAAAAAGTTATCAACAAAAATATGAAAAAATAATGGGTGAGTCTGGTGAAGATGAACTTTGGAGTGATATTGAAAGGGCTATAGCTGAATTTAAAAAGAAAGTCGAATTGGGAAAAGCAGACGGATACTTCTGGAATATGTATTTTAATTTGCTGCGCAGCAATAGACTTATGTTTGCAGGAATAAATAAAGCTTTTATAACCGGTGATATGGCTTATATGTTGAATGGGATTTATCAGGAAAATCGTTTCAATTGCATTTATAGAAATAGAGCGAATAGCGGAGGAACACAGACAATTAATTTCATCGAAGCTGTGATTGCTTATTTTTGTAATGATTACAAGCTGTTGGAAAAAATCATGCCGTTTGAGGCAGGACCTGCTAGTTACAGTTATTCAGCTTCGTATTATAATATGGTTTATGCCATGACATATCATGATGATGAGGTGGGAAAGAAAGCGCAGGCAGAATTAAGTACATTTATGGAGAAAAAACGGACACAATTTGATTTAAAACTAGCAAAATTTTTCTATGATTTATATCAGAAAGATGTGGACGGAGTTAATTGCGGATTACAGGAATTGTGTGATCTTATGGGAAAATGTAAGTGGATTAATGAACACATTTATGGGCTGGATAAAGACATTCAAACTTTGGGAAAGATGGTGGCAATATTTATACATGGTTTGTATCATATAGCTATGAAGTTTTTGGAAGGCAGTCCATTACTTGATAAGATTAAGATGCCCGAACATAAGAGCTTTATAAAAGAATATGAAGAATTTAATATAGAGAAGAATTTTCCGGAACCGCATAATTTAATTAATTTTGATCCGATTGCAAAGTTTATAAATTTAAGTATAAAGACAGAAATGATACCGGAAGTATCTTTCAGTAAATCAGGAAGAATGTATGTAAATGACGGAAAAAGATTTGAGAAAAGGTTGTTTGATAATTTGCAAAAAAGTAAGGCTTTACCATTTGAATTAAAGGAAGAAAAATATAAACTGCCAGCAGTATATAAAGAGTTCATATGTAAATATGATGGTCTGAGCTTAGAGAATGGCTGCACATTCTATTCGCTTGAAGAATTAGATGCTATGAATAAAGACTTGCAGGTAAATATATATCAGCCAGATATCGTTGCTGTTGGAGATGATGGTGGTGACCTGGTCTTTCTGATGAAGCAGGAAAAAGAAGCGAAAACCGTTTATCTGGTAGATGCGGGTGATTATGATTTGGAAAGTCCGTATCAAATTATTCCGGATTTTAATAAATGGATGGAAAAAGGATTTGAAATCGAAGATATAGATGGAGAAGATGTAAGAGGAGTTGACTATGGTGATCTATATTTAATAAAAATGCCGAAAGAAGGAGTAAAAGGATTGGTAACAATAAAAAGGGCTTTCAATTTGGAAATGAGTACGGGAGAGTTATTGCAAAAATCGAAAAGTTTGCCAACAAAATTGTTATCAAACATCACAAGTTCAAAAGCAAATATAATAGCTGAGAAAATAGGCATGCCAGGGCTATTTGAAATAAGGTAA